A stretch of Bacteroidota bacterium DNA encodes these proteins:
- a CDS encoding heavy metal-binding domain-containing protein: MAVQEICPKCNVEVKSGWIASEKFISNEKTIIINEFNDETYDTYCNKCGDSLYEPARLKLISERKELFTHLESLISNVPVVSIHSPMNWDYEILELVTSQSTTGTGFISEFTSSFADIFGTQSGQYNKKLKSGETRCITQLRKQALDLGANAIIATDIDYAEVGGLKGMLMVCMSGTAIKLKNVEILGVEKSEQMNELISLNKRLLHLTKYTINEF, from the coding sequence ATGGCGGTTCAAGAAATATGTCCCAAGTGTAATGTAGAGGTAAAATCTGGCTGGATTGCAAGTGAAAAATTTATCAGCAATGAGAAAACGATAATAATTAATGAATTTAATGACGAAACTTACGATACTTATTGCAACAAATGTGGTGATAGTCTCTATGAGCCTGCGAGATTAAAATTAATTTCTGAAAGAAAAGAACTATTTACTCATCTGGAAAGTTTGATATCAAATGTCCCCGTTGTCTCAATTCATTCTCCTATGAACTGGGACTATGAAATTTTGGAATTAGTTACATCACAAAGTACAACAGGAACTGGTTTTATATCTGAATTTACTTCTTCATTTGCAGATATATTTGGTACGCAATCTGGACAATACAATAAAAAACTAAAATCTGGTGAAACAAGATGTATAACTCAACTTAGAAAACAGGCTTTAGATTTAGGAGCAAATGCTATAATTGCTACAGATATTGACTACGCTGAAGTTGGTGGATTGAAGGGAATGCTAATGGTGTGTATGTCAGGGACTGCGATAAAATTAAAAAATGTTGAAATTCTTGGAGTTGAAAAATCGGAGCAGATGAATGAACTAATATCTCTTAATAAAAGATTATTACATCTTACAAAGTATACAATAAAT